The proteins below come from a single Lates calcarifer isolate ASB-BC8 linkage group LG11, TLL_Latcal_v3, whole genome shotgun sequence genomic window:
- the mrtfbb gene encoding LOW QUALITY PROTEIN: myocardin-related transcription factor B (The sequence of the model RefSeq protein was modified relative to this genomic sequence to represent the inferred CDS: deleted 1 base in 1 codon), with protein sequence MGLQTWPPSKPPLSSMACLDVETPSICRVLQLCLQQRRTREQLVEQGIMPPLKTPAAFHEQIRSLERAKTGNFLKHKLCSRPERSELVRMHILQETQAEPSLQATQMKLKRARLADDLNEKIAQRPGPMELVEKNILPVDSAVEEVINGDKPNYSKTPDVYHFDEDSSDAVSPEQPSSQETHSSTSTSLRESGGTEASSSSSKLNSTKQHPPPPNSQSSSDFANLVSTSEQQSNPQASASQPITTVAPSVTPGPVLVKQSLPKVPGDKSRSKKSKEPKPWVKKLKYHQYVPPDQKQELNEVPMDSAYARLLQQQQQFLQLQILNQQQQQYNYKAVLSTTVKPATEVQTSCSSVLSGNAVSAPAQPRHTRRNRKPDHLPANLDEMKVAELKMELKRRSLPVSGTKTDLIERLKSYQETANVQTAPAVETTVVTGASQSENTKSSPPVSPIASKVSSLGIEDSSMADSPANLSDALSPCTSSPQRAPQEEVPTETRSYEKDSAKDKHLHEKDSEKDKRLHEKERQIEELMRKLEQEQRLVEELKMQLEVEKRSQQGDSPPQLSPLAPAQVKEENRSPLNCSASCSSPGLPVLVKQEEAADQCHLAPPSQFIIGHQTIKQPDTLQSVQAGAQILLPASLPASAVAIQLPANCIKLHTTVSSAAPGLIQTSGQVPQKIEASAALQQQCSTHTPPLTKQTWRMDTTAQSLLNTFPASGCPAANQPIPKGPSNKSSSAGQAPLILQQPTFTNHVSKCKDPPRYEDAVKQTRSMLTAAQGPTAASQQMDDLFDVLIESGEISPFIRQDPPSLDKPLPVTASVTTLPINMVLSRPPPMVQVAQLPATPLKPSTSLALLTSNAQLDTLLDCTLHADTEPQTLKLMEELHSPIVNMEVDFNENTPPSALTLHNANMDNMDWLDLTLSVPAEGINPLDMSTPVGVFSTDFLDSHELC encoded by the exons ATGGGACTCCAGACCTGGCCGCCAAGCAAACCACCACTGTCCTCCATGGCCTGCCTTGATGTGGAGACCCCTTCCATCTGCAGGG TCCTCcagctctgtctgcagcagaggagaacTCGGGAGCAGCTCGTGGAGCAAGGCATCATGCCGC CTCTGAAAACACCTGCTGCCTTTCACGAGCAGATTCGCAGCCTGGAGAGAGCAAAG ACTGGGAACTTCTTGAAGCACAAACTCTGCAGCAGGCCTGAGCGATCTGAGCTGGTCCGCATGCACATCCTACAAG AGACGCAGGCCGAGCCCTCCCTGCAGGCCACACAGATGAAGCTGAAGAGGGCCAGACTGGCCGATGACCTCAACGAGAAGATCGCCCAGCGGCCTGGACCCATGGAGCTGGTAGAGAAGAACATCCTGCCTGTGGATTCTGCTGTCGAAGAGGTCATCAATG GTGATAAGCCAAACTACTCCAAGACACCAGATGTTTATCATTTTGATGAGGACAGCAGTGATGCCGTTTCACCGGAGCAGCCCTCCAGCCAGGAGACTCACAGCTCCACCTCGACCTCTCTGAGGGAGTCTGGAGGGACTGAggcctcttcatcctcctctaAATTAAACTCCACCAAACAG cacCCCCCACCTCCTAACTCACAGTCCTCCTCAGATTTTGCCAACCTCGTCTCTACCAGTGAGCAACAAAGCAACCCACAGGCATCTGCATCTCAGCCAATCACCACTGTTGCACCCAGTGTCACACCAGGGCCAGTTCTTGTGAAG CAAAGCCTGCCCAAGGTACCTGGCGATAAAAGCCGCAGCAAAAAGAGCAAAGAGCCCAAACCGTGGGTGAAAAAGCTGAAGTACCACCAATACGTTCCCCCAGACCAGAAGCAGGAGCTCAATGAAGTGCCGATGGACTCTGCTTATGCCcgcctcctgcagcagcagcagcagttcctGCAGCTCCAGATTTTGaaccagcaacagcagcagtacaACTACAAGGCTGTCCTGTCCACCACAGTCAA ACCAGCAACTGAGGTACAAACCAGCTGTTCCAGCGTTCTGAGTGGAAATGCTGTGTCTGCCCCTGCGCAGCCCCGCCACACT AGACGCAACCGCAAGCCGGATCATTTACCAGCTAATCTGGATGAGATGAAG gttGCTGAGCTGAAAATGGAACTAAAACGCAgatctcttcctgtttctggGACTAAGACAGACCTGATAGAGAGGCTAAAGTCTTATCAGGAGACTGCTAATGTCCAGACTGCTCCTGCTGTGGAAACAACAGTCGTCACAGGAGCCTCacagtctgaaaacacaaagtcatCCCCACCTGTGTCCCCTATAGCCTCCAAGGTGTCCAGTCTGGGCATAGAGGACAGTAGTATGGCTGACAGTCCAGCAAATCTGTCAGATGCTCTGTCTCCCTGCACAAGCTCCCCTCAGAGAGCTCCACAGGAGGAGGTTCCCACAGAGACAAGGTCCTATGAAAAGGACTCTGCCAAAGATAAACACCTGCATGAGAAGGACTCTGAAAAGGACAAACGTCTGCATGAGAAGGAGCGGCAGATTGAGGAGCTGATGAGGAAGctggagcaggagcagagactggtggaggagctgaagatgcagctggaggtggagaagaggagTCAGCAAGGAGATTCTCCACCTCAGCTCAGCCCTCTCGCTCCCGCCCAGGTCAAGGAGGAGAACAGGTCCCCCTTAAACTGCTCCGCGTCCTGCAGCTCTCCCGGTCTGCCAGTGTTGGTCAAACAGGAGGAGGCTGCAGATCAGTGCCACTTAGCTCCTCCAAGTCAATTCATCATCGGCCACCAGACCATCAAGCAGCCCGATACCCTGCAGTCTGTCCAGGCCGGAGCACAGATCCTCCTCCCTGCATCACTCCCTGCCTCAGCAGTCGCCATCCAGCTCCCAGCCAACTGCATCAAATTACATACTACTGTTAGCAGCGCAGCCCCAGGCCTCATCCAGACCTCTGGACAGGTGCCACAAAAAATAGAGGCCTCAGCAGCATTACAACAGCAATGCAGCACTCACACTCCGCCACTGACAAAg CAGACGTGGAGGATGGATACCACAGCACAAAGCTTACTCAACACATTCCCAGCAAGTGGATGTCCTGCAGCTAACCAGCCCATCCCTAAAGGACCTTCAAATAAG TCTTCCAGTGCGGGCCAAGCACCACTGATATTGCAACAGCCAACATTCACAAACCATGTGTCAAAGTGTAAAGACCCACCCCGCTATGAGGATGCAGTTAAACAGACACGCAGCATGCTAACAGCTGCGCAG GGTCCCACTGCAGCTAGTCAGCAGATGGATGACCTATTTGATGTTTTGATTGAGAGTGGTG AGATATCCCCCTTCATCAGACAGGATCCTCCCAGCCTGGACAAGCCTCTCCCTGTGACAGCCAGTGTAACCACCCTTCCCATCAACATGGTTTTATCCCGCCCTCCACCCATGGTCCAAGTGGCCCAGCTGCCTGCCACTCCCCTTAAACCCTCAACCAGCTTGGCGTTGCTGACCTCCAACGCACAGCTGGACACGCTCCTTGACTGCACGTTACATGCTGACACTGAGCCGCAAACACTGAAGCTGATGGAGGAGTTACACTCACCCATAGTCAACATGGAGGTGGACTTTAACGA